From Triticum aestivum cultivar Chinese Spring chromosome 7B, IWGSC CS RefSeq v2.1, whole genome shotgun sequence:
ACCTGCACCATGACGCAGGACGCCCAAGCTCCGGCGGCAGCCGATCAGCGTCGCCGCGATGTCAACGGCGGCGCACACGGCCACGCTGAACAAGTTCACGCTCAGTGGAGCCCCGGCGAGCGGACGAAGCCGTTCACCGAGGACGAGGCGGCGACGCTGATCCAGTCCGCATTCAGGAGGTTCATGGTGCGTTTCCTGAATGAAAAATCCTGGTTCAGAGCCCAGACTGCGTCTGGCTAGCTACGTTTCCtgaatgaagatcatggtgcgttCGCCGTGCTGCAGGAAAGGGGGCGCTTGctgcaggaggagctgaggagaAGTTCCGGACAAGAGTGCTGCTACGGTGAAGCGCCCAAGAGCCCTGCTGCCTCGGCGTCCACCATCGCtgcgtcggtggaggtccaggtaGGGGAGTCCCTGAGCAACCTCCGGCTGAGCGATGACGGCGCGTCGGCGTCGGCGCAGCACCGGGCGGGCCAGAGCCAGAAGCCGCGGCCCCAGGTCTTCAGAGCCAAGGTACTGCAGAgcttttgctgctgctgctgctacactGTGGCACACACAGGGACTTGACTGCAATGGCATCACTTTGGTCAAGAAAAATAGTGTTACGGCTTAATTTGGCACCTAAATGAACAGTGAACTTATATTATTAACTAAATGTGATGTTTCAGGAGGAGTGGGACGACAGCACGCTGAGCTCCAACGTGCTGAGGATGAGGATCCAGAGCAAGATGGAGGCCACCACGCGGCGCGAGCGGGCCCTCGCCTACGCCTTCTCACAGCAGGTACGCACATCGTCACGCTATTGGAGAGCTTTGAGGCAACGATCGAGTAGTCTACATTTGGTCTGAGTCGCTTCTAAACTCGTTTTGATCGGCAGCTGAGGAGCGGCGGCACGAAGAAGCGGTCGTCGAGGTCGGAGCAGGGGGAGTTCAACGTGGGGTGGAGCTGGCTGGAGCGGTGGATGGCGACGCGGCAGGCCGAGCCCGGCGCCGACGACAGCGCGAGCAAGAACGCCACGGACGCCGGGTCGGCGGTTGCCGGGCggcgggtggtggtggtgaggaGGCGGCAGGACGTGGCCGTCGAGGAGAAGGAGAGCTGCGGCTCCAACGACGTGTCCGCCATCAGCTTCGACGGCTCcagcgccggcggccggagcggacTCAGCTGCTACAGGCCCGGCAAGAACCGGCTCAGGGGGGGCAGGAACCTGCCGCGCCGGAAGGTGGCGGCCGCGTCGTCGGAGCACCGGCTCCAACCAAGATCCCACAAGGTAAGCAGTCCCATCCCTCGAGTCGCCGCCATGATTAGCCTCATCAGTGATGCCCTGTACTGATTCCGTAATGCTCTGATGTGACAAGGTGAGCAAGAAGGCGCGGCAgagggaggagaagcagctgcagaAGGATCatcaagccgaggccgaggcgtaCGATCCCCGCCAGCCCCCGACGGATTACTGAAACCGAGACAGTGGAGTGACGTACATAGCTTCTTCAGATCCTGATTGCTGTGTTAGCTTTGTGTCGCCATGATTTTTCTCTTACTTTTCAGTTGCTTGTTGCTGAAGTGTTAGATGATTCGAGCTGATTTTAAGTGCAAGACTGACAAGTTGGTCGTGTAAAAGTTGGTCACTAAATAAAGTACGCACGCAGGTGATGAAACATTGTAAAAGTGTCAGTTATTCATAGCACCAGCTGCATTCGATCTACAACACGAGACGAACATCCATGATCCATCCAGTTACAGAGGCGATTCCCGCCATGACTATCGTCACATTAAACTCTCGCTCCACCTAGCTAAGCTAAGCTTAAGCTCTATATAATCTCCCGACTACTGCACAGCTATACTTCTCCGACCGGCACCGATAGGCCAGGTGTCAGGTCGAAGACGCTTGCGAAGCCGCGTCGTCCTTGGCGATGGCCACGTAGTTCACCGGCGCCGATGGCCTGACACTCTCCCTGCGGCCGTCCCGGCTCGCCGAGCGCACGCCGTTCTGCTGCTGCACCGACAGCCTCCGGTTCGGTGTGCCGTTGACAGCGCCGCCATTGGCCCGAGGGCCAGGCATCTTCTTTGCAGACTGCGGCCGGGCTGGGCTCGGCTTCGACCCGAACAGCTTCTCCTGCTCGGCGGCTAGCTGGTCGTTTATCTTCTTCTGGTCCTGGAATGAACGGCAGATAGAACAGTTGAGCAAAACATGGGACGCAGAGATGATTCGCTGGACATAGCCGTTGGACAGGACAAAAGGAGCAGCACAAAAGCATACTAACCCTCATTCTTcgcttctcttcctccttctcctgtCTCAGGATTCTGTATTCGTCCAGCATCGCGAGAAGCGCGACACCGTCGTAGGTGAATGATGTGTTGTGTTCTTGTTCCCAAGCCTGGGTCTTCGCCACCAGCATGTCAACAATGGCTGCAGTAAAGATATGCATGAAAAGTTAGGTCGGGTTAGCACTAGCACTCACGTTCCCATCACATATCATGCAAGTATGTGTAATATAATGCGCCCTAAGCCAGCGGCCATAAGGTAATGTGATGCAATTCCCAGGAAGAAACCATTTTCAGAACATACCTGGGATTTTATTAACCAAAACACGAGCTTTTTCTGCACGCTTGAGGTTCAGATGTGCGCCTCTAGTTGCACTGTATCTGTTATCATCCTGCCAATAAGAGAACATCAATGTGAGAGTCCACAGCCAAGCAAGTGGTTTCAACTTCATGGGGAATGGAATTGGAAGAACAATGCTGGTGCAAAGGAGCACCATATGCCGGAAACACACTTGATATCTTCGAGCATTAAAATGGAGACAGCAAAAGGGTAACATAACAAACTTTGCATACCCGGCTATAGTCTTCAAGCCAACTCTCTTCTTCGCATGCTAGCATCCACCTGTCAACCTTCTCCAATATGTCCTTTCTGCTCGAGGCCTCCTCTTTTGCTTTAAGTATCTGGTTCTCCATATCGGCCAGTAGTTCTGATGGCTCGAACATACTAGAATCAATAACAGACAGTATTCTATCTCTTGCAGCACTAGTATCTATTGCAATATGAGCCTGGGCATATATATCTTCAAGTTCAGTCTGCCTTTTGAATGCAATATCCTTCATCCTACTAGCTTTTAGCTGATCCAGCCTTTCAACTTCAAGTTCAGCCTTTAGGGTGCAAAAAATATGTCAGTTCACGGGTGAACAACAAAGGTACTACTTTATCAATACACCAAACTCACTGAGAGAAGAAACACATCTTAACCTGCTCAATTACATCAAGAGCCAAAGCTCCAGGAACTGTCACTCTATCCAATGTTGAGGACATATTGCATGTGACATGATCAAAAAGTTGCCGTTCCTCCACAGTGGCATCCATTAAGTTCCAAAGTTCAGTTAGCTGGGAAGCTAGAGCTTGAATCTAAGAGAGCATAGCACTTAATCAGAAATAAGATCACATATGAAAAGATATCAAAGACGCCTAAAGAGAGGATAAGCAATAACCGGAGGCTCCACTGCAAATTTACCTTTCCGAGCCTCTTAACTTTCTCTTCTTTAAGTTCGGTCACCATCTTAGACAGCCTGGATATTGTTTCATCACTAACACTCTTGGAGTGAGCACCAACAGAGTCATTGAGGCTAGGATGTACTTCAGTAACAGTGGCCAAGAAATCCATCCCAAGGACAGAACAAAGATCGTGCACTGAGCTCACAAAGTCAAGAATCTTGTGCAACCTATCACTCTGCAATACAAAATAAATTAAGAATGTCATTTCAAGTCAGGAGATTTTACATAATCATTCAGACCGCAGACTTTACACTGACTGTCATCAGCTATATCAGTAGCCTATTGCTTTGGTCATTTAtactgtactccctccgatccaaaaaatTGCCGTGCATGACACTTtctttggatcagagggagtacatgattatGTGCTAATGCCACAGTTTAGATTTCAACACCAAGGGGGTATTGATTACcgtcaaaggggggggggggggggggtattgatTATGCAAACATTCAAAATTATGTGTACTGCACAAACATAAAATGCCTTCAGGCTCCAGCGAGCTTTGATGTTTGGAACATTGGCACATGAACAGAACAGAACCAGTTCTTGTGCAGAGCAAACTATGGAATCAGTACCAACCTTTTCCTTTTgaagtgcttgtagttcaaaaagaAATTCATTTAATCGCTTCATTGAAAGATCATCCTCGTTGACATGGGGCATTTCCAAGTGGTCACCAACTTGTAGAGTACCCGCAATTTCACCACGTATTGTTTGAATTTGGAGTTGAACATCAGCAAACTCTTTcaccctcttctctcttttcctgcAGAGCTGTTCCAAGAATGGTGATGTCGCTGCTAGTTGCTCCTTGATTGTACCAGTTGTCTTGTCAGGCTGTAAATCAGGAGAAAGGGGACAATATGTACTATATTAGCGGAAGAGATATTATACTTGAAGATAAACTCTAGCAGAAATGCAGAAGTAAAATAATGTACGACAAACCATTAAGTACGGAGTATCAACTAAGTATAGTTGGGTAGCATGTATATACAAAGGACCTAGGTTGAGATGGGAGTTGGGGGGGCTATTCCCAGATACTTACAACTATAACGCCAGAAATAGACAGTTCTCCCAGCGAAGAAAGGAGTCTAGTAAGCTCGGATTTGGAGTTGGCAAGTTGTTGAAGAAGACGAGCCCTGGAACTAGAAGCCTGATCAACCTTTCTCCTGTAAACATCTAAGCATTCCTGCTCTAGCTGAAGTAACATCTTGTCGCGGTCATCATCGCTCTCACCAACCTCATCCCATATCAGCTGAAATAACACAAACCAGTTACTAATAAAACCTGGTATCTTCCTGCTTAAACATGATATGTTCACTCTTCTTGATGCAAAGGAGTTGAAATGGTATTTGTGTTGCCATTGTTTTCAATTTACCTCTCAAAAAGTGCAAGGAAACAAATGATAATTCTTAGAGGGAGGGAGAGTTGGCAAAGCACCTGTAGTTCCTGCAGCAAAGACCCACATGTGGTTTCACCTAACAAAGGATCGTTGTGACCAGCCACTCCCATTTTAGGTCAAAATCTGCAATGACGGCCATAGGTGATCATGCATATACAAGATTTCAGGGCAAATT
This genomic window contains:
- the LOC123155634 gene encoding protein IQ-DOMAIN 33, which gives rise to MGLAGGIVRRVLSKSPCASSSSAGRGGHTERSPGDHKRRWGSLRLYLCGDENGAGAEDGEDDDDGTVSARSFETCTMTQDAQAPAAADQRRRDVNGGAHGHAEQVHAQWSPGERTKPFTEDEAATLIQSAFRRFMERGRLLQEELRRSSGQECCYGEAPKSPAASASTIAASVEVQVGESLSNLRLSDDGASASAQHRAGQSQKPRPQVFRAKEEWDDSTLSSNVLRMRIQSKMEATTRRERALAYAFSQQLRSGGTKKRSSRSEQGEFNVGWSWLERWMATRQAEPGADDSASKNATDAGSAVAGRRVVVVRRRQDVAVEEKESCGSNDVSAISFDGSSAGGRSGLSCYRPGKNRLRGGRNLPRRKVAAASSEHRLQPRSHKVSKKARQREEKQLQKDHQAEAEAYDPRQPPTDY
- the LOC123155633 gene encoding 65-kDa microtubule-associated protein 1; this translates as MGVAGHNDPLLGETTCGSLLQELQLIWDEVGESDDDRDKMLLQLEQECLDVYRRKVDQASSSRARLLQQLANSKSELTRLLSSLGELSISGVIVPDKTTGTIKEQLAATSPFLEQLCRKREKRVKEFADVQLQIQTIRGEIAGTLQVGDHLEMPHVNEDDLSMKRLNEFLFELQALQKEKSDRLHKILDFVSSVHDLCSVLGMDFLATVTEVHPSLNDSVGAHSKSVSDETISRLSKMVTELKEEKVKRLGKIQALASQLTELWNLMDATVEERQLFDHVTCNMSSTLDRVTVPGALALDVIEQAELEVERLDQLKASRMKDIAFKRQTELEDIYAQAHIAIDTSAARDRILSVIDSSMFEPSELLADMENQILKAKEEASSRKDILEKVDRWMLACEEESWLEDYSRDDNRYSATRGAHLNLKRAEKARVLVNKIPAIVDMLVAKTQAWEQEHNTSFTYDGVALLAMLDEYRILRQEKEEEKRRMRDQKKINDQLAAEQEKLFGSKPSPARPQSAKKMPGPRANGGAVNGTPNRRLSVQQQNGVRSASRDGRRESVRPSAPVNYVAIAKDDAASQASST